The Pelodiscus sinensis isolate JC-2024 chromosome 30, ASM4963464v1, whole genome shotgun sequence genome has a window encoding:
- the LOC102451825 gene encoding uncharacterized protein LOC102451825 isoform X2, whose amino-acid sequence MELSLLLPVLAALEMFPSLVSPSDPPSAPKLFLHPRHQEFIEGDRLTLRCSAQGVEGVTRYQFFDGSGKQLSEMPPNAYREAWLHLTANNSTIGAYSCAYWREESGKEVTSIKSSPISIQVKGNLSRVLAVGGSFFTLNGLIFLATYFLMKHQDSRTVTKRRLQRAKPVEGSPKSSNPDLAEILSDEPTTPPASVFPVEKQDT is encoded by the exons ATGGAATTGAGTCTCCTTCTACCGGTGCTGG CCGCTCTCGAGATGTTCCCCAGCCTGGTGTCTCCTTCAG atcctccatcagcccccaAACTCTTTCTGCACCCCCGACACCAAGAGTTCATCGAGGGCGACCGTCTCACCCTCCGGTGCTCAGCTCAGGGGGTCGAGGGGGTGACAAGGTACCAGTTCTTTGACGGAAGTGGGAAGCAGCTCTCCGAGATGCCCCCCAATGCCTACAGGGAAGCGTGGCTCCATCTCACGGCTAACAACTCCACCATCGGGGCGTACAGCTGCGCCTACTGGAGGGAGGAATCCGGGAAAGAAGTCACATCTATCAAGAGCTCCCCCATCTCTATTCAAGTGAAGG GCAACTTGTCCCGGGTGTTGGCTGTGGGCGGCTCCTTCTTCACCCTCAATGGCCTCATCTTCCTCGCCACCTACTTCCTAATGAAGCACCAAG ATTCTAGGACAGTTACAAAACGGAGATTGCAGAGAGCCAAACCTGTAGAAGGATCCCCAAAGTCCTCCAACCCTGATCTGGCTGAGATTCTGAGTGATGAACCTACCACACCACCAGCCTCAGTTTTCCCAGTGGAGAAACAGGACACATGA
- the LOC102451825 gene encoding uncharacterized protein LOC102451825 isoform X1: MELSLLLPVLAALEMFPSLVSPSDPPSAPKLFLHPRHQEFIEGDRLTLRCSAQGVEGVTRYQFFDGSGKQLSEMPPNAYREAWLHLTANNSTIGAYSCAYWREESGKEVTSIKSSPISIQVKGAPEAPTFSVHPQHKEYHPGTSVELECSAPALADDIEGFQYFGDRIAISTMISSQRNHTYIMSITGREVSGSFSCCYWVNLLGRNVQSKRSKPVDIYVRGNLSRVLAVGGSFFTLNGLIFLATYFLMKHQDSRTVTKRRLQRAKPVEGSPKSSNPDLAEILSDEPTTPPASVFPVEKQDT; this comes from the exons ATGGAATTGAGTCTCCTTCTACCGGTGCTGG CCGCTCTCGAGATGTTCCCCAGCCTGGTGTCTCCTTCAG atcctccatcagcccccaAACTCTTTCTGCACCCCCGACACCAAGAGTTCATCGAGGGCGACCGTCTCACCCTCCGGTGCTCAGCTCAGGGGGTCGAGGGGGTGACAAGGTACCAGTTCTTTGACGGAAGTGGGAAGCAGCTCTCCGAGATGCCCCCCAATGCCTACAGGGAAGCGTGGCTCCATCTCACGGCTAACAACTCCACCATCGGGGCGTACAGCTGCGCCTACTGGAGGGAGGAATCCGGGAAAGAAGTCACATCTATCAAGAGCTCCCCCATCTCTATTCAAGTGAAGG GTGCACCCGAGGCTCCGACCTTCTCCGTGCACCCCCAGCACAAGGAATACCACCCTGGCACCTCCGTGGAACTTGAGTGCTCTGCACCAGCTCTAGCAGATGACATTGAAGGCTTCCAGTACTTTGGAGATAGGATCGCTATCTCGACCATGATTTCATCACAGAGAAACCACACCTACATCATGAGCATCACCGGGCGAGAGGTATCTGGgtcattcagctgctgctactggGTAAATCTGTTGGGACGGAATGTCCAATCCAAGAGGAGCAAGCCAGTGGACATCTATGTGAGAG GCAACTTGTCCCGGGTGTTGGCTGTGGGCGGCTCCTTCTTCACCCTCAATGGCCTCATCTTCCTCGCCACCTACTTCCTAATGAAGCACCAAG ATTCTAGGACAGTTACAAAACGGAGATTGCAGAGAGCCAAACCTGTAGAAGGATCCCCAAAGTCCTCCAACCCTGATCTGGCTGAGATTCTGAGTGATGAACCTACCACACCACCAGCCTCAGTTTTCCCAGTGGAGAAACAGGACACATGA
- the LOC106732001 gene encoding alpha-1B-glycoprotein-like isoform X2 → MVLRLLLALAALQMFPSPVSPSARLSAPKLSLHPLLRQFVEGEQLTLRCSARGAEGVTSFEFFDPSGGKPLSMKPHKAYREAWLHLTANQSTAGEYSCAYRREVSGKEAPSEKSSSVYIRVLDAPQAPSLSVHPQYKEYRPGTSVDLACSAPPLADNIKGFQYFGDRIAISALASFRRNYTYQLSITGPEVSGLFTCSYWVRMLGRNIPSKRSEPVDIYVKNSTRIATRRSRRAKAEKEPIYMSIDPDVLLSPNEPSTPPDSVSPADQQDI, encoded by the exons ATGGTACTGAGACTCCTGCTTGCGCTAG CTGCTCTCCAGATGTTTCCCAGCCCAGTGTCTCCTTCAG CCCGTCTATCAGCCCCCAAACTCTCTCTGCACCCCCTACTCCGACAGTTTGTTGAGGGCGAGCAGCTCACCCTCCGGTGCTCAGCTCGGGGGGCCGAAGGCGTGACAAGTTTCGAGTTCTTTGACCCAAGTGGGGGGAAGCCGCTCTCCATGAAGCCCCACAAAGCCTACAGAGAAGCGTGGCTCCATCTCACGGCTAACCAGTCTACCGCCGGGGAGTACAGCTGCGCCTACAGGAGGGAGGTATCCGGGAAAGAAGCCCCATCTGAGAAGAGCTCCTCCGTCTACATTCGAGTACTGG ATGCACCCCAGGCTCCATCCCTCTCTGTGCATCCTCAGTACAAGGAATACCGCCCCGGCACCTCCGTGGATCTTGCATGTTCTGCGCCACCTCTGGCAGACAACATTAAAGGCTTCCAGTACTTTGGAGATAGAATCGCTATCTCAGCCTTGGCTTCATTCCGGAGAAACTACACCTACCAGCTGAGCATCACGGGGCCAGAGGTATCTGGGTTGTTCACCTGCTCCTACTGGGTGCGTATGTTGGGCCGGAATATCCCATCCAAGAGGAGCGAGCCAGTGGATATCTATGTGAAAA ACTCTACGAGAATTGCAACACGTAGATCGCGGAGAGCCAAGGCTGAAAAAGAACCCATTTACATGAGCATCGATCCCGATGTGCTGCTGAGCCCCAATGAACCTTCCACACCTCcagactcagtttccccagctgaccAACAGGACATATGA
- the LOC106732001 gene encoding alpha-1B-glycoprotein-like isoform X1 encodes MVLRLLLALAALQMFPSPVSPSARLSAPKLSLHPLLRQFVEGEQLTLRCSARGAEGVTSFEFFDPSGGKPLSMKPHKAYREAWLHLTANQSTAGEYSCAYRREVSGKEAPSEKSSSVYIRVLDAPQAPSLSVHPQYKEYRPGTSVDLACSAPPLADNIKGFQYFGDRIAISALASFRRNYTYQLSITGPEVSGLFTCSYWVRMLGRNIPSKRSEPVDIYVKSNLSRVLAVGGSFFTLNGLIFLTTYFLMKHQDSTRIATRRSRRAKAEKEPIYMSIDPDVLLSPNEPSTPPDSVSPADQQDI; translated from the exons ATGGTACTGAGACTCCTGCTTGCGCTAG CTGCTCTCCAGATGTTTCCCAGCCCAGTGTCTCCTTCAG CCCGTCTATCAGCCCCCAAACTCTCTCTGCACCCCCTACTCCGACAGTTTGTTGAGGGCGAGCAGCTCACCCTCCGGTGCTCAGCTCGGGGGGCCGAAGGCGTGACAAGTTTCGAGTTCTTTGACCCAAGTGGGGGGAAGCCGCTCTCCATGAAGCCCCACAAAGCCTACAGAGAAGCGTGGCTCCATCTCACGGCTAACCAGTCTACCGCCGGGGAGTACAGCTGCGCCTACAGGAGGGAGGTATCCGGGAAAGAAGCCCCATCTGAGAAGAGCTCCTCCGTCTACATTCGAGTACTGG ATGCACCCCAGGCTCCATCCCTCTCTGTGCATCCTCAGTACAAGGAATACCGCCCCGGCACCTCCGTGGATCTTGCATGTTCTGCGCCACCTCTGGCAGACAACATTAAAGGCTTCCAGTACTTTGGAGATAGAATCGCTATCTCAGCCTTGGCTTCATTCCGGAGAAACTACACCTACCAGCTGAGCATCACGGGGCCAGAGGTATCTGGGTTGTTCACCTGCTCCTACTGGGTGCGTATGTTGGGCCGGAATATCCCATCCAAGAGGAGCGAGCCAGTGGATATCTATGTGAAAA GCAACTTGTCCCGGGTGTTGGCTGTGGGCGGCTCCTTCTTTACCCTCAATGGCCTCATCTTCCTCACCACCTACTTCCTGATGAAGCACCAGG ACTCTACGAGAATTGCAACACGTAGATCGCGGAGAGCCAAGGCTGAAAAAGAACCCATTTACATGAGCATCGATCCCGATGTGCTGCTGAGCCCCAATGAACCTTCCACACCTCcagactcagtttccccagctgaccAACAGGACATATGA